Proteins encoded together in one bacterium window:
- a CDS encoding DUF4410 domain-containing protein: protein MTIRIALTASLFAFLVAGCASTEMERGRRYVDESDVERPPVVLVYDFAVTDAEVVVDEAGLGSSDKDGEEGAALADEQRKFAREVADVMAATIVAELNDREIAARRAEPSEVPPLHALLLKGAFQTIDEGDQLSRVTVGFGAGKSEVEIEMTLFQQTTYGAKLLSRGDAEAAGSRMPGMLGPVAVGASLGRAATSAVVSGTMTGLRELKGPLGADVKRIAEEFADRAEEFYERRGWL, encoded by the coding sequence ATGACGATTCGCATCGCTCTGACGGCTTCCCTTTTCGCGTTCCTGGTCGCCGGGTGCGCGAGCACGGAAATGGAGAGGGGCCGGCGCTACGTCGACGAGTCCGACGTCGAGCGGCCGCCCGTCGTGCTGGTCTACGACTTCGCCGTCACGGATGCGGAGGTCGTCGTGGACGAGGCGGGCCTCGGTTCGTCCGACAAGGACGGTGAGGAGGGGGCTGCGCTCGCAGACGAGCAGAGGAAGTTCGCACGGGAGGTCGCCGACGTGATGGCGGCGACGATCGTCGCCGAGCTCAACGATCGCGAGATTGCGGCCCGCAGGGCCGAACCCTCCGAAGTGCCCCCGCTCCATGCCCTGCTGCTGAAGGGAGCCTTCCAGACCATCGACGAAGGCGATCAGCTCTCGCGGGTGACGGTCGGCTTCGGTGCGGGCAAGAGCGAGGTCGAGATCGAGATGACACTCTTCCAGCAGACGACCTACGGCGCGAAGCTGCTCTCTCGGGGCGATGCAGAAGCGGCGGGTTCGAGAATGCCGGGAATGCTGGGGCCCGTTGCCGTGGGCGCGTCGCTGGGCCGCGCGGCGACCTCCGCCGTCGTGAGCGGCACGATGACCGGGCTGCGGGAGCTGAAGGGGCCGCTCGGTGCGGACGTGAAGCGGATCGCCGAAGAGTTCGCTGACCGGGCCGAGGAGTTCTACGAGCGCCGCGGCTGGCTCTAG
- a CDS encoding potassium channel family protein, protein MSAILSALMITGVYFVTGRRSVLVVGTGMALTAEGLRVVGPELLELAIGIEVLLIAGVVVGMSRWCLQQQQVTTSVVLAAVCLYWLIGLGFSGVFQMIERVSPGTLEPDGPGVVGDLIYYSYMTLTTTGYGDFVPVNELTRLLASIEAFVGVFYPAIVIARLVSLYGARE, encoded by the coding sequence GTGAGCGCGATCCTGTCGGCCCTGATGATCACGGGCGTCTACTTCGTGACGGGACGGCGGAGCGTGCTCGTCGTCGGGACGGGCATGGCGCTCACCGCCGAGGGGCTGCGCGTCGTCGGCCCCGAGCTGCTCGAGCTCGCGATCGGGATCGAGGTGCTCCTGATCGCAGGGGTCGTCGTCGGCATGAGCCGATGGTGTCTTCAGCAGCAGCAGGTGACGACGAGCGTCGTCCTCGCCGCCGTCTGCCTCTACTGGCTGATCGGACTCGGCTTCAGCGGCGTCTTCCAGATGATCGAGCGCGTCTCACCGGGGACGCTCGAGCCCGATGGTCCGGGCGTCGTGGGCGACCTGATCTACTACAGCTACATGACGCTCACGACGACGGGCTATGGCGACTTCGTGCCCGTCAACGAGCTGACCCGGCTGCTCGCTTCGATCGAAGCGTTCGTCGGCGTCTTCTACCCGGCGATCGTGATCGCCCGGCTCGTCTCGCTCTACGGCGCACGGGAGTGA
- a CDS encoding potassium channel family protein, whose protein sequence is MALAAITVVRAAVSAVADVPKRSHRYRVLLLSLALFVGLQSVAQARSWSPMALAFVGAVVMATMLWRVYDRLLAFAIGVALMLLAIVGGLAVSSSFSAAISGSPFHAPFYVYFSGTVLRQVLRAKQVTEDTVLGSACAYLLMSLAFASAYEAVESFSPGAIAGLVQEGGGTIFAQLSYFSLVTLTTLGYGDLAPVHPFCQSLAILETVIGAMFPALIVARIIAVQSSSGDSPTAPSPIPSPS, encoded by the coding sequence ATGGCCCTCGCCGCGATCACCGTGGTACGTGCTGCCGTGAGCGCGGTCGCCGACGTGCCGAAGCGGAGCCATCGCTACCGCGTGCTGCTGCTCTCGCTCGCGCTCTTCGTCGGCCTGCAATCCGTCGCGCAGGCCCGGTCCTGGAGCCCGATGGCGCTCGCCTTCGTCGGTGCGGTCGTGATGGCGACGATGCTCTGGCGGGTCTACGACCGCCTTCTGGCCTTCGCAATCGGGGTCGCGCTGATGCTGCTCGCGATCGTCGGTGGTCTCGCCGTGTCCTCGAGCTTCTCCGCCGCCATCAGCGGCTCGCCCTTCCACGCCCCATTCTACGTCTACTTCTCCGGCACGGTCCTCCGTCAGGTGCTGCGCGCGAAGCAGGTCACGGAGGACACCGTGCTCGGATCGGCGTGCGCGTACCTGCTGATGAGCCTGGCCTTCGCGAGCGCCTACGAGGCGGTCGAGTCGTTCTCGCCGGGCGCGATCGCCGGCCTCGTCCAGGAGGGCGGGGGTACGATCTTCGCGCAGCTCTCGTACTTCAGCCTCGTGACGCTCACGACGCTGGGCTACGGAGACCTCGCTCCCGTCCACCCCTTCTGCCAATCGCTCGCCATCCTCGAGACCGTGATCGGAGCGATGTTCCCGGCGCTGATCGTCGCGCGGATCATCGCCGTACAGTCCTCCTCCGGCGACAGCCCGACAGCCCCTTCTCCCATCCCGAGCCCGAGCTGA
- a CDS encoding paraquat-inducible protein A, with product MLIPCHDCDLLVKEPPVAEGDTAVCPRCGALLRKRRRDSIERSLALTVAGVFLFVVASSFPFLTFDMQGNEVETTLASGSFDLFAQGQPAVGALVLLTTMVAPIARLSLMLYVLAPLHLGFRVRGMVPAFRWVGIASGWSMMEVFLIGVLVSLVKLADMADIIPGIAIWAFALLIPTLAAMSSVLDPQEVWDQLEAQP from the coding sequence GTGCTGATTCCGTGCCACGACTGCGACCTGCTCGTCAAGGAGCCGCCCGTCGCCGAGGGCGACACCGCAGTGTGTCCGCGCTGCGGCGCCCTGCTGCGCAAGCGCCGGCGCGACAGCATCGAACGGTCGCTCGCGCTCACGGTGGCCGGCGTCTTCCTCTTCGTCGTCGCAAGCTCGTTTCCCTTCCTCACCTTCGACATGCAGGGCAACGAGGTCGAGACCACGCTCGCCTCCGGCTCCTTCGATCTCTTCGCGCAGGGGCAGCCGGCCGTCGGTGCGCTGGTGCTGCTCACGACGATGGTCGCGCCGATCGCCCGACTCAGCCTGATGCTCTACGTCCTCGCACCGCTCCATCTGGGCTTTCGCGTTCGCGGCATGGTCCCCGCCTTCCGATGGGTCGGCATCGCGAGCGGCTGGAGCATGATGGAGGTCTTCCTGATCGGCGTCCTCGTCTCGCTGGTCAAGCTCGCGGACATGGCGGACATCATTCCGGGGATCGCGATCTGGGCCTTCGCTTTGCTGATCCCGACGCTCGCCGCCATGAGCTCGGTCCTGGACCCCCAGGAGGTCTGGGACCAGCTGGAGGCGCAGCCATGA
- a CDS encoding paraquat-inducible protein A, whose translation MSAPRTGASEGLLVCHECEAVTKRPAVAIARGLHDFECPRCGAALHARKPNSLARTWALVIAATICYVPANLYPIMAITSLGKTQADTILSGVFFLIHHDMWPLALVVFVASFVVPLAKIVSIVFLLVSVQIDSHWRPADRTRLYRITEAVGRWSLVDIYVVTILVALVKLGSLASVEARAGAVFFGAVVILTMLAAESFDPRLIWTPIDTAARESTPTRADAHPGASHVRTAPSS comes from the coding sequence ATGAGCGCTCCCCGAACCGGCGCGTCCGAGGGGCTCCTCGTCTGCCACGAATGCGAGGCCGTCACGAAGCGCCCGGCTGTCGCGATCGCGCGCGGGCTCCACGACTTCGAGTGCCCGCGCTGCGGCGCGGCGCTGCACGCACGGAAGCCGAACAGCCTCGCGCGGACCTGGGCGCTCGTGATCGCCGCGACGATCTGTTACGTGCCGGCGAACCTCTACCCCATCATGGCGATCACGTCGCTCGGCAAGACCCAGGCGGACACGATCCTCTCCGGCGTGTTCTTCCTGATCCATCACGACATGTGGCCCCTCGCGCTGGTGGTCTTCGTGGCGAGCTTCGTGGTCCCCCTCGCCAAGATCGTCTCGATCGTGTTCCTGCTCGTCTCGGTCCAGATCGACTCGCACTGGCGGCCCGCCGACCGCACCCGTCTCTACCGGATCACGGAGGCGGTCGGCCGATGGTCGCTGGTCGACATCTACGTCGTCACGATCCTCGTTGCCCTCGTGAAGCTCGGCTCGCTCGCGAGCGTCGAGGCCCGGGCCGGCGCAGTCTTCTTCGGGGCCGTCGTGATCCTGACCATGCTCGCCGCGGAGAGCTTCGACCCGCGCCTCATCTGGACCCCCATCGACACGGCGGCGCGCGAGAGCACGCCGACACGGGCCGACGCCCACCCGGGAGCTAGCCATGTCCGAACCGCCCCTTCGTCCTGA
- a CDS encoding MlaD family protein, which yields MSEPPLRPDPASTEGEPADALIRKTRNFSIVWIVPIVAALAAIFVAWRAISEQGPTVTLLFDDAEGLEVEKTKVKYKSVDIGVVEAISFTRDLEQVELEVSLVDGSEPFLTENTRFWIVRAEISAGHVSGIGTVLSGAYIAVDFSDEGKRQTTFVGLDKAPVITSEAEGTTYSLRSEAATSLRVGSPVYYRSYDVGKVIAYELDESAEFFSIDVFVRKPYDAQITTSTKFWNASGLDVSVTAEGVRVDTPSLVSALIGGVSFDNFAHAALGRPVAEGTIFDLYENRDESQNPVYRRKQRYLVYFDRSVAGLTIGAPVEFRGIQIGRVLDVKLTYDYGESDFRIPVVLELEPDRIEAVGDPEEDEAAIEAGFAGLVRRGLRAELATGNILTGQLKVMLGFHEDAEPAELIQGERYPVIPSAPGAFDQISNSLASVVGELQEVPIADIGRRLDGVLAELQTAVKSVNELTGTLNDDVAPSLTATLESVERTLASTDTMVGPDSAANTELDRIVLDLGDAARSLRLLTERLEQHPEDLLRGKR from the coding sequence ATGTCCGAACCGCCCCTTCGTCCTGACCCCGCCTCGACCGAGGGCGAGCCCGCCGACGCGCTCATCCGCAAGACGCGCAACTTCTCGATCGTCTGGATCGTCCCGATCGTGGCGGCGCTCGCCGCCATCTTCGTCGCCTGGCGCGCGATCAGCGAGCAGGGTCCGACCGTGACGCTGCTCTTCGACGACGCGGAGGGCCTCGAGGTCGAGAAGACGAAGGTCAAGTACAAGAGCGTCGACATCGGGGTCGTCGAAGCGATCTCCTTCACGCGAGACCTCGAGCAGGTCGAGCTGGAGGTCAGCCTGGTCGACGGATCCGAGCCCTTCCTCACGGAGAACACCCGCTTCTGGATCGTCCGCGCGGAGATCTCGGCGGGCCACGTCAGTGGAATCGGGACCGTCCTCTCGGGCGCGTACATCGCGGTCGATTTCTCCGACGAGGGCAAGCGACAGACGACCTTCGTCGGACTCGACAAGGCACCTGTCATCACCTCGGAGGCGGAGGGCACGACCTACTCCCTCCGCTCGGAGGCGGCGACTTCGCTCCGCGTGGGCTCGCCCGTCTACTACCGCAGCTACGACGTCGGCAAGGTCATCGCCTACGAGCTCGACGAGTCCGCGGAGTTCTTCTCGATCGACGTCTTCGTGCGCAAGCCCTACGACGCGCAGATCACGACGAGCACGAAGTTCTGGAACGCCTCGGGCCTCGATGTCAGCGTCACCGCCGAGGGCGTTCGCGTGGACACGCCGTCGCTCGTCTCGGCGCTCATCGGGGGTGTCTCGTTCGACAACTTCGCCCACGCCGCGCTGGGAAGACCCGTCGCCGAGGGGACGATCTTCGACCTGTACGAAAATCGGGACGAGAGCCAGAATCCCGTCTACCGGAGAAAGCAGCGCTATCTCGTCTACTTCGACCGATCGGTCGCGGGCCTGACGATCGGCGCTCCCGTCGAGTTCCGGGGCATCCAGATCGGGCGGGTCCTCGACGTCAAGCTCACCTACGACTACGGCGAGAGCGACTTCCGCATCCCGGTCGTGCTCGAGCTCGAGCCCGATCGCATCGAGGCCGTCGGTGACCCGGAGGAGGATGAGGCGGCCATCGAAGCGGGCTTCGCGGGACTGGTGCGCCGCGGGCTGCGCGCCGAGCTCGCGACGGGGAACATCCTGACGGGCCAGCTCAAGGTCATGCTCGGCTTCCACGAGGACGCCGAACCCGCCGAGCTGATCCAGGGCGAGCGCTACCCCGTGATCCCGTCGGCGCCCGGCGCCTTCGATCAGATCTCGAACAGCCTCGCGAGCGTCGTCGGCGAGCTCCAGGAGGTCCCGATCGCCGACATCGGCCGGCGTCTCGACGGGGTCCTGGCCGAGCTGCAGACGGCGGTGAAAAGCGTGAACGAGCTGACGGGGACCTTGAACGATGACGTCGCCCCGAGTCTCACCGCGACGCTCGAGAGCGTCGAGCGGACGCTCGCCTCCACGGATACGATGGTCGGGCCCGACTCGGCTGCGAATACCGAGCTCGACCGGATCGTGCTCGATCTCGGGGACGCCGCGCGTTCGCTTCGCCTGCTGACGGAACGCCTGGAACAACACCCCGAAGACCTGCTGCGAGGAAAGCGCTGA
- a CDS encoding PqiC family protein: MRSPYLRAQPTTCLALVGVLALTTLACLGRSPEVRLHTLGAEPRAVDADRPSETAVVIGSVRFPRYLERPQIVRRLPGGELELDEFNRWAGSFEDNVIRALGLAVSERLGSDRVVTSPADPAFAVDFRVAVRFDELVVAADGTLRMRAAWSIATGTRGEAPVLGRTDRDLPVDGRSTRALVAAHERLIEALGGDIAAAIQGVRP, translated from the coding sequence ATGAGAAGCCCCTACCTGCGTGCGCAACCTACGACCTGCCTCGCCCTCGTCGGCGTGCTCGCCCTCACCACCCTGGCCTGCCTCGGCCGAAGCCCCGAAGTCCGGCTCCATACCCTCGGCGCGGAGCCGCGAGCCGTCGATGCCGACCGCCCGAGCGAGACCGCCGTCGTGATCGGCTCCGTGCGCTTCCCTCGCTACCTGGAGCGACCCCAGATCGTCCGCCGCCTCCCTGGCGGCGAGCTCGAGCTCGACGAGTTCAATCGATGGGCGGGCAGCTTCGAGGACAACGTCATCCGGGCGCTCGGCCTCGCCGTCTCCGAACGGCTCGGGTCGGATCGTGTCGTGACGTCGCCGGCCGATCCCGCGTTCGCCGTCGACTTCCGCGTCGCCGTTCGCTTCGACGAGCTGGTCGTCGCGGCGGACGGAACCCTCCGCATGCGCGCCGCCTGGTCGATCGCGACGGGCACTCGGGGGGAGGCGCCCGTGCTCGGACGGACCGACCGCGATCTCCCGGTCGACGGGCGCTCGACCCGCGCCCTCGTCGCAGCCCACGAGCGGTTGATCGAGGCGCTCGGGGGCGACATCGCCGCGGCGATCCAGGGAGTGCGACCCTGA
- a CDS encoding mechanosensitive ion channel yields MCALLAGLPASIAAAQEASEPVATAPADAPADDAEEAVEEAVEAAEERELHPLVAEAAERRGEMETLVERYDGLEEELVAARGEDRSVLLARMGDMRLEYLALLHEQAGNLLAQQGEGLETADLEREVKRQMGPTTGRIGELIVEAEQQVQRSRTPLEELDPATRRKREQKALDDMEMLDRLYAAMQEHLEGVEAVGLDPTTGRNWLTTHIERRADSLAAWLEFLDGRIESLQRDLEVSPDDAELKAELVFEERRLESVTTSFGETLGIMGDYDLETAEYRQLLIETTGELSGDILDGDVVVRLLRDASDRAGAWFREKGPDVAFDLLLFLAILLVTRVFARLTGRVVRRAVSTSRFSFTKLLQDTLVSWTSGLVTALGVLFALSQIGIDPGPLLAGLGIAGFVVGFALQETLANFASGAMILLYRPYDVGDFVETAGVFGQVSKMSLVSTTILTIDRQTLVVPNAKIWGNVIKNVSDQRLRRVDLKFGIAYGDDIEHAERVFKALFEEDERILSDPPPLLVVDELGDSAVVFKVAPWVENADYWDVKWDLTRAVKLRFDREGLHIPFPQRDVHLRDGVAPEPTRPSSSEAPSPSNRSSTRSRDAAEGESE; encoded by the coding sequence GTGTGTGCTCTGCTCGCGGGGCTTCCGGCCTCCATCGCCGCGGCCCAGGAAGCCTCGGAGCCGGTGGCCACGGCGCCCGCCGACGCGCCCGCGGACGACGCCGAGGAGGCGGTCGAGGAAGCGGTCGAAGCGGCGGAAGAAAGGGAGCTCCACCCACTCGTCGCGGAGGCGGCCGAGCGTCGCGGCGAGATGGAGACGCTCGTCGAGCGCTACGACGGGCTGGAAGAGGAGCTCGTGGCAGCGCGCGGCGAGGATCGCAGCGTTCTCCTCGCGCGCATGGGCGACATGCGACTGGAGTATCTCGCGCTGCTTCACGAGCAGGCGGGGAACCTGCTCGCACAGCAAGGGGAGGGCCTCGAGACGGCGGACCTCGAGCGCGAAGTCAAGCGCCAGATGGGGCCGACCACCGGCCGGATCGGCGAGCTGATCGTCGAGGCCGAGCAGCAGGTCCAGCGGAGTCGCACCCCGCTCGAGGAGCTCGATCCCGCCACGCGCCGGAAGCGAGAGCAGAAGGCGCTCGACGACATGGAGATGCTCGACCGTCTCTATGCCGCGATGCAGGAGCATCTCGAGGGGGTGGAAGCCGTCGGGCTCGACCCAACGACGGGCCGCAACTGGCTGACCACGCACATCGAGCGCCGCGCCGACTCTCTCGCCGCCTGGCTCGAGTTCCTGGACGGTCGCATCGAATCGCTCCAGCGCGATCTCGAGGTCAGCCCGGACGACGCGGAGCTCAAGGCAGAGCTCGTCTTCGAGGAGCGGCGCCTCGAGTCCGTGACGACCAGCTTCGGCGAGACGCTCGGCATCATGGGCGACTACGACCTGGAAACGGCGGAGTACCGCCAGCTCCTGATCGAGACGACCGGCGAGCTCTCGGGCGACATCCTGGACGGGGACGTCGTCGTCCGCCTGCTTCGCGACGCGTCGGACCGCGCGGGTGCGTGGTTCCGGGAGAAGGGCCCGGACGTCGCCTTCGATCTCCTGCTCTTCCTGGCGATCCTCCTCGTGACGCGCGTGTTCGCCCGACTCACCGGGCGAGTCGTTCGGCGGGCCGTGTCCACTTCGCGGTTCTCGTTCACGAAGCTGCTCCAGGACACGTTGGTGTCGTGGACCTCCGGTCTGGTCACCGCGCTGGGCGTCCTCTTCGCACTCTCGCAGATCGGCATCGACCCGGGACCCCTGCTCGCCGGCCTCGGGATCGCGGGCTTCGTCGTGGGCTTCGCGCTTCAGGAGACGCTGGCCAACTTCGCTTCCGGCGCCATGATCCTGCTCTATCGGCCCTACGACGTCGGCGACTTCGTCGAGACGGCTGGCGTCTTCGGGCAGGTCTCGAAGATGAGCCTCGTTTCCACGACGATCCTCACGATCGATCGACAGACGCTGGTCGTTCCGAACGCGAAGATCTGGGGAAACGTGATCAAGAACGTGAGCGACCAGCGACTTCGCCGCGTCGATCTCAAGTTCGGCATCGCCTACGGCGACGACATCGAGCACGCGGAGCGCGTCTTCAAGGCGCTGTTCGAGGAGGACGAACGCATCCTCTCGGATCCGCCGCCGCTCCTCGTCGTCGACGAGCTGGGGGACTCCGCGGTCGTCTTCAAGGTCGCACCCTGGGTGGAGAACGCGGACTACTGGGACGTGAAGTGGGACCTGACCCGCGCGGTCAAGCTTCGATTCGACCGGGAGGGGCTGCATATCCCGTTCCCTCAGCGCGACGTCCACCTGCGGGATGGGGTCGCCCCGGAGCCCACTCGGCCATCGTCGTCCGAAGCCCCGAGCCCGTCGAATCGTTCTTCGACGCGTTCACGCGACGCCGCGGAAGGCGAGTCCGAATAG